One window of the Bombus pyrosoma isolate SC7728 linkage group LG5, ASM1482585v1, whole genome shotgun sequence genome contains the following:
- the LOC122567412 gene encoding spastin isoform X6, with amino-acid sequence MSQVPRRQVGPGPGDPLLAKQKHHHRRAFEFISKALKIDEDNEGQKEMAIELYKKGIGELEKGIAIECNGGRGEVWEHAQRLHDKMRTNLAMAKDRLDFLVSVCELKKLDICNEYRAPGNKMDNEHPGKNLRVRRNIHTLQTTRSSLNTNHTKNTNSTQTVNIGQNTCTQIPKLRPRSPKNYSAHSEASGRKLSVPGKRVGTVISKSQTLPRSMGRSTPVQSCHRVTPIKPSSTPPSVKRQLSVPGNGSPVRRPGTPTTSNSNRGTPTRKVPLLKGVDPKLAQVILDEILEGGAAVHWEDIAGQETAKQALQEIVILPSLRPELFTGLRTPARGLLLFGPPGNGKTLLARAVATQCNATFFSISAASLTSKYVGEGEKLVRALFAIARELQPSVIFVDEVDSLLSERRDNEHEASRRLKTEFLVEFDGLPCNPEERVLVMAATNRPQELDEAALRRFTKRVYVTLPDLRTRIMLLKRLLAKHNDPLTPEELNEMAVLTQGYSGSDLTGLAKDAALGPIRELNPDQVKELDLNSVRNITMQDFRDSLKRIRRSVSPASLAAYEKWSFEYGDQEDCICI; translated from the exons ATGTCGCAAGTGCCTAGAAGGCAGGTTGGTCCTGGCCCTGGAGACCCATTACTTGCAAAACAAAAACATCATCATCGTAGAGCTTTTGAATTTATTAGTAAAGCACTTAAGATTGACGAAGATAATGAAG GCCAGAAAGAAATGGCAATTGAACTTTATAAGAAGGGAATTGGAGAATTAGAAAAAGGAATAGCTATAGAATGTAATGGTGGTCGAGGAGAAGTATGGGAACATGCACAAAGACTTCATGATAAAATGCGCACTAATTTGGCAATGGCAAAGGATAGACTTGATTTTCTTG TGAGTGTGTGTGAGCTGAAAAAACTGGATATCTGCAATGAATATCGTGCCCCTGGAAATAAAATGGACAACGAACATCCAGGAAAGAATCTGAGGGTCCGACGCAATATACACACATTACAAACAACTCGATCTTCTTTAAATACAAATCATACTAAAAACACAAACAGTACACAAACAGTGAACATAGGGCAGAATACATGTACCCAAATTCCCAAGTTAAGGCCACGTTCACCAAAAAACTATTCTGCCCATTCTGAAG cATCTGGAAGAAAATTATCTGTTCCTGGAAAAAGAGTGGGGACAGTTATAAGCAAAAGTCAAACATTACCACGCAGCATGGGACGCTCAACACCAGTACAATCTTGTCATAGAGTTACACCTATTAAACCATCATCTACGCCACCTTCTGTAAAAAGACAATTATCAGTACCTGGAAATGGTTCACCTGTTAGGAGACCAGGAACACCAACTACATCAAACAGTAATAGAGGAACACCTACAAGAAAAGTACCTCTTTTAAAAGGTGTAGATCCGAAACTTGCACAAGTAATTTTAGATGAGATTTTAGAAGGAGGTGCAGCAGTACATTGGGAGGACATTGCTGGTCAAGAA ACTGCAAAGCAAGCATTACAAGAGATAGTCATCTTGCCTTCATTAAGACCAGAATTATTTACTGGCTTACGAACACCGGCAAgaggattattattatttggtCCACCAGGAAATGGAAAGACATTACTTGCACGTGCTGTGGCAACCCAGTGCAATgctacatttttttcaatatctgCTGCTAGTCTTACATCGAAATATGTTGGAGAAGGAGAAAAGCTAGTACGAGCTCTTTTTGCTATAGCGCGAGAATTACAGCCATCTGTGATCTTTGTTGACGAAGTGGATTCGTTGTTAAGCGAACGTAGAGATAATGAACATGAAGCTTCACG GCGATTGAAGACGGAATTTTTAGTTGAATTTGATGGTTTGCCATGTAATCCAGAAGAAAGGGTATTAGTTATGGCTGCTACAAATAGACCTCAAGAATTGGATGAAGCTGCATTAAGGAGATTCACAAAGCGAGTATATGTTACGTTGCCAGATTTACGAACAAGAATTATGTTACTGAAGCGACTTTTAGCTAAACATAATGATCCTTTAACACCAGAAGAACTAAATGAGATGGCAGTTTTAACCCAGGGCTATTCTGGAAGCGATTTAACGGGTTTAGCAAAGGATGCAGCACTTGGCCCTATTAGAg AACTTAATCCAGATCAAGTAAAGGAATTGGACCTTAATTCCGTACGCAATATTACAATGCAAGATTTTCGTGATTCGCTTAAAAGAATTCGTAGATCAGTGTCACCTGCAAGTTTAGCAGCTTATGAAAAGTGGAGCTTCGAATATGGTGAT CAGGAAGACTGTATTTGCATATGA